In Dermacentor silvarum isolate Dsil-2018 chromosome 10, BIME_Dsil_1.4, whole genome shotgun sequence, the genomic stretch AAAAGGTATTTTCACATTAAATGTGACTGTTATAACAAGGTTCAACTGTATCATACTTCTGCAAGCTGAATCGGTTAGAGCACTTAAGGCACACAAAACTGATATTAATAAACATGAAGATGGCACTGTTTTATTAATAGGACGAATGCAAAACTCGCACAGACAATGGAAGAATTTCATTCAAACTGTAAATTAGCATGCTCATTTTGTTCATTTTAGAACCTCTTACATGCTCAGCGGAAATGTGATGCATGCTTTCATTGTGGAgcttagagttgtaaacttgatgttGCAAACATTTTTAAAACCCCGGAAGACGTAAACAAAAAGGTTTTGCTGCCAGCAGGCACTGGGAACCAAAGAGCGGatggaggatgatgatgatgatgagaataAGGATGCGATGAATGATGGTCAACACAGCAGCATACCTAACAAACTTCATTCAGACCCTGTCATGGTATCGTTTATAATAGAGAGGTTTAATTCATCTGTAGACTTCTCAACATTTGCGAATTATTAGGTTGCGGGAGCCATGGACGACAGTAGCAAAGATGAGAGTGACATATTGTGGTGTTTTGTTTAACTGCAATgcatttcaaaaattttttttccactTCAATGTTATTGTTGAAAAAGTAATAAAAGTACTGCACGTTAACGATTAAGTCACTACCAACACTTTACAACAGCAGTAAAATAGAATATTTAAGTCACTGCAGTATTAGTTTTGCATGCTCTCTGGTTAGACACTGCTTCGCTAGATGTCTGTACCAACGCAACTGCTGCCGTAAACCTTTCCAAGAGCCCGGTATTCCGCTAATGGCATTACGTTTACGGACACGCTCAATCTTTCTAATAAGACCATTACTGCATTTCTTGTATACAAGGTGACATAGCAGTAACACAAAAAGTAAGAATTTGAAATTTATAGGCCGTACAAGGGATTTTTTTAGAACAAGAAAATCCTATAGCCAGAGCAGTCACCGAGAGGTGGCCCTGATGCAGCCCAAATGAAGTTGTGACACAACAGAAGCACCACCTGTTGGTGGGAAAGATCTGTTATTAAAATATAATGTTATTATATGTAATGTTATTAAAAAAGAGAAACCCTATGCTTTTTTTTCTATGCATTCCTATGAAAACAGCATCTTGCTACTTTTTTATACTCTCTAATTGACTAAGTTGTTGCTTTTTCTGTTACCTTTGCGTCACCCTGTATTTGAATTATAAAATCAGTATTGACCCCAAGCTGACGTTCCCTTTTAAGAATTCATTAGTGCACATCTTTCAAGGTGCAAGTTCAGAACACAGTTCATAGTTCACAACACAGAAGGACGACTCAAGCTGGCCCCCGAGACAAGCGTTCCTCAAGCAACCCACCTGAAGGCCTCCGTCCGCCAGGACACAGTCTGTACCCAGGATCACCTTGCTCACCCGAGGCATTAGAGCCAGGATGGCAGAGTCGGGGACAAGAGTGGTCGCGATGCCCACACGTGCCAAGGACTCTGCGAGCTGCACACCCTCGCAGCGCGGTCCCCCTTCTGCCACCAGAACCTGTTGCAGAAGAGCACAATAGCATAATCAACGCGTTTGAACACAATTGGCCGTTGAAGTGAGAGCAATATGTTGAGTGCGTTGCACTGTACGTTGTGGCCAGCAAAATAAAGGCTGGATGAGCACCGTCTCAACCGTTTGCGGCAGTGTGAGGTGAATGCTCTTCGAGCTTACCACGTCTGCAGGCAAGAACCTAAGGCACAATAGAACTATCACGTCGACAGCAAGGCTTGCGCACCAATGACAACTCTCGGTGGAAAGTGAGTGAATATCTCGACACCCCTGGCAGTGACAGTTTGTTTCAATGACAAAAGGCGAGCGACAGAAGCCAAGAAATGACTGAGTGCAATGTAAAATGTTTGAGTGCTTCATGTAGAGATAGAGTACCTTTATGGCATTCACATGTATGTAACCACATGACCTTCTTCTGATTATGAACATTAATATATTAAATAGAAGAGGTAGAGCACTTTAAACACTATGTATATAAATTGTGTCTGTGCCATGATTATGGCGATATTAATAAAAGGTCATCATTATGGCAGTGCCCACAGCATTGAATGGACTATGATGCAACACTTTTTCTGCATGCCGATGCGCGAGATGTTCAAACACTGTTATCAATACTTGCCAACATGTCTATGACTGTGTATAACTTCCTGAGAGATCTAGTTCCAAGGAGACAATGTGGACTCGTATATGTCTTCTGTACAGCCTGTTCCAGGTCGAGTCGCACCACTTTTCTATCAGAACCTTCCTTCTTTTTTGGTAAGTCAGTTCACCATGTTCTTGTAGCAAACAGAGAGGCTAGCCAAAGAGAGTGAAGCTGTGACTTTGGAGGGATGTTCAGGAAGAAGCGATGGGGCACATTTTTTGTCATGATTACTTGTGTGTAACAGCTGTATGCTACGTGAGGTTTGTAATTTTGTAGCACTTCAAGAGGACTATAAATGGACTGACCTCAGAAACCTGACCAACGTTAAAAAAGTGTCCAGGAAACCCTTTGAGGGTGCTTGGCAACATATGCATGCGTGGCCCCTGAATTAACATAAAAACTTAATTGAGCAAACAGTAGCACAAAGTGTTATTATGCATTGTTGAAAAAATTGCAGAATGGCAAGTGCAGACTATGCATCAACATTTCAAAAGCATTGGCAGTGTTTACTACTTCAACAAATACACTTTCGAATGGTCCAAGCATACCACAGTGCACTGCTCTGTACACATACTGACGCAACTACTACTCGTTCATTAAGCTGTCCATTATTCTGCTTTTGTGTCAGAACACTCAGCGATGGCAACAAGTCGTTTGCAACACTATTGTGACCATACCATTTTGTAGAAATGTGTGTGGCATATGGGTGTGCTTATTTAAGAAGGCAAAACAGTTATTGATAGTCCGCTCCCACGGGCAATGCACCTAGGCATACTCCGAAGGCAGTCAGGGTCTTCCGTTACATTTGGTCACCGTGAGGAGGCCAAATAGGCCCGCTGACCAGCTAACAGCAGTAAAAATTTAAACATGACCAATGCTAGTGTGAAGGGAGTATCTGGTTTACTTCAAGCAGGCAGTCAATGCATGACTCTATGACGCTTGAAACTAGTTTCAAGCTTGCTGTTACGCCTCGCGTTGTTCGCTGCTTATCTCTTGCATAGGTTAGGTCTTAATGCTTATCATCACTGCAGCACATGATTCACTTAGACGAAACAAGCTGTGAATGTACAATGTAAGAATGCAAGGCAATCTCTCGTACACTAACTTGGAGGCTTGGACACAATGCCCCAAAATGCTTCCTGGGAAATTCCTTGCTTAGTAACTGACAATCGGAGCCCTCGCATGTTAGAACTTAAAGCGAGCACAATGAGGGGCCATCAAACTCCTGCATGTTCTCGTGCAGAGTTCAGACGGGACAATGTGATTCTTTCGGGCAGCACTGGTGAGATGGCACTCCATGTCCACAGTCAAATGTGCAAAATGAGGATGCAGACCACATAACATGAAGAAAGACATTTCGGATATCACAAcattcactgctgctgtcatgcATGCTTAAGTGCTCACACACTTTATGTCTATTACTGTTAACAACGCCCttaagtaaacaaaaaaaaaagttttccttgttcTTGTTCACAGCAAGATAAAAATTCAGGCCAGAACTCCCTCACGGGAATTATTGTAAATGTGGGACGCTTTTGCTTGCTGATAAGACTAGTGTACTGTCGTTCGTTGTGTGCCACTTTACCAAGTGCTTTGGGAGCAACACTCACTCCCCTTGGCCACACCACTTTTCTCTCCAAACTACCTCTACACATAGCACGGTGCCGAGCCTATCATGTGACACCGCTTGCGCGTGCGTAACACCGCCACTTGCTGGCTTTGAGACTGCGGCGCCGTCACTACCATGACGATAAGAGGGCACAGGCCCCCCTAGGTGACCCTGCGACACCGAATTACCGCTAAATGTACTTTGGCACACTAGGAACACTAGTATCTGCCTCCTCGGCTGCACACTCCTCACCCAAAGCCCGTTTTGCTCTGTAATCAGTTTTAATTTGTTCTAGAATATTAACGACAGCACTTTGGAACGTGAATCTTGCCTATTGAATTCCGCATGCCTGTGTATTTTATATATCAGGCACTCTTTAGCGACTATGAGCACGCTAATGTGGTCCTTTTGGGGCTGACTGAAAAACCACCTCTAAAGCTCGGTGCGAGGTAGCCTGtataatgcttcgcattaataaCTGAAATGATTGATAGTGCTAGAACAAGGGATGTCTTTGGAGCCGACATTTCGACACGGGACATTCTGACGATAACAGGTCCCCTTGTGGACATTGTTGGCGCCAGGGACATCACGTTTAACTGCTGCTGACCATTACCTCAAGAGACAAGACGTCAACAAACGCTTTGCTTTGCGCCACATCTCTACCTGAAATGTGCGCTGATTCTGGGCAGCCCTCTTGAGGAAAGCCTCCACGGTGCGTGACCTCCCCTGGGTAAGAAGCAGGTCTCCTGACTGGATGTGCTCAGGTCCCTGGGCGGCCACATTCTCCGCGCTGTGGCCGCAGCTCGcgctcgagctcatcgaggctgTCCAGCAGCTGTTCGCGCAGCCCCGGAAGCGGTCGCGTGTAGTCGCTGACCGAGTCGTCGCGTGCCGACAGGAGCTTCTGAAGAGAGTCCCTGTCGGCCTCCACCTGCGGGTGGGAATGCGAAGATTTTATTTTTGGCACCATCAGCCTAAATAAGTTGACTGCACAATAGGGACATGTCACAGAAATCATTTATGACGCCTGTTTTGCTTCAACTGAACCCACCTGATATTTGCAACTTCCATAACCTCCTTCCTACACCTAATTCTCAACTGATCTCAGCTGCACCCTTTCTTAATGCCCTACTTGTTACTCTAATACGGGCGTCACGCGGCGCACTAccgatcgcgatcaagcccgatcggggtcgagtttctcgttcgcaatTGGCTTCCTTGCGGAAGCTGCGGGAGGGAGCCAAACAGGCTTGATCACGATCGAAAGTGAAGGTATGGCATCAGTAAAATAGGCCACGGTTTGTCTACTCTACACATTAGATGTCTGGCCTAACTCCACGTCATTATTTTGATCTCAACTAGAATACAGCCCACTTGATCCACTTCTCCCTTTTCAAAGCAAAATAAGGATTCCTTTCAGTCTAAAGTGGGCTTGGTTCTCACTAGAGTAATGAAAACAACGCAGTCTTGTTTAGGCCAGCAGATCCAAGATCCACAGCTGAAACTGTCTATGCTCCGTTGCACACTTAAAAGGCAATGCTGTGAGAGCTCAGTCCAATCGTCCTAATTGCAGAAGTGTCGCCCCGCACGTTTCGCAGTACAATTCTTTATCTGTGACACTTTGTACAGACTAACTACTTCATATATTAAAACTTGCGGATGTAAGGTCACGTCAAGTAACATATTATTTGTGCACTTCCAAGCTTCCAATACACAGTATACTATGCTTTGGTCGTCAGTTCGCTGTGACACCGGCATTTAAACTTTAGGTAGAACAGTAGTAGTCGTTTCGTCACTGATCCTTTATACCTGGCGACCCAAGTAGGCGCTGGCATACTCGTCGCGAATGAGCCGCAACACACGGCGCACTACGTTGGCACTGGGCGACAGGGGCGCGAGGTTCTTGCCGCGGGCCCTCACGAGGTCCAACAGTTCTTCGGCTTGCTGCCACGGTTCTTCGCGGATTAGCCGCAACAGCCCCGTAAGCGTTAGCCGAGCCTCTGCCTCAGCGTCCATGCTGGGCAGCTACGCGCAGAGAACAGCTTTGGAAGTCCACCAGGTACTCCGTAAAAGCGCCGGTTGATCAACCTGGTTCCACCGATCAGGCAACCGGTGGTAAACCTCAGCAACTGTCGGCTTCGCAGGCGCACAGTATGGGATGTCAATCGAATGCCGAAAGCAAGTTGAGAGCAATTCACTTTACGATCACGCCTGGCACAgaactagtacactctacacaGAACGCAAACAGAAATGAAACCGCCGTACCGGTCTTGGCTAGGCTATCATTGGCTTGTGCAGAACAACATAGCCAGCATGGCCAGCATTACCAGCATGCACTGAGCGGCTGCTAGAGATGATTGAAGTGCGGTTTACATAATTGCTAATATTTATTGTCAGGCGCGCTATAATGTTACATTAATCGTAGTATTTAACCGCGGGCTACTTGTTAGTTGTTGTTTTACGCAGCGTAAAAGGTAGGTATGCTTGGTAGAACGCTTTCGCTTTTCCTTTGGAAACGCCATCTGCAGGTGTTGTTTTGACGAGCATCTTGTAGTTGAGAGTTGTTGTTTCGAGTTGGGCACGCGCTGTGTTCTACGCCTACACCTAATAGCGTTATCGGAGTGCCTTTCTAAAACGGAGCTTAGGGACACAGAGACGGAGGTGTGCGGCGTGGTAAAAAGCTTCTGGAACTGTGCCAAACGATCCGCGGCGAACTGTTATTTGTCCCACGCTCGATCGCTGCTGTGTATCTCCAGCTGACTGCACCCCGTCTGTACCTTCAGTCTTGGAGGGGAAAAGGAGAGGAGAGAGCGTGACAAAAGCCGATATGCTTTCTTGACTTCTTCGACGCGATGGAGGCTTCCGAGGACCAACGGTTGATCAGCGCGCTGCCACGACTAGTCGTCAGCTGAGCGCCTTAGCAACAGCGGCTGATCTCGACGCAACTTTCGGGCAAGTTGTGGCATAAGCCCGTGCGCACGCACTTGCCATCCGTCGTCTTGGCTTTCGAGGCTTAGGAACAACTTTGCGGAACCGATTGTGTTTATCCGTTTCCACTGCGTCGACGTTTCTTTTCTGCGTGACGCGTTGTGGAACAAGCGTTAAGACGCGCAGTTAGGCGCACGCTTTACCTTGTAAATTCAACCAAGGACGCATTTGTATTCGCGAACCATAAATCTACCTGCTTGCCTACCGTAACCATTGGTTTATGGTTCTCTTGTTTTTCTTCGATTcgttgttcttcttctttttttttttttttttttttgtgcacagcTGTTCCGAAGTTACGCGGTAGTCTGTCGTCGACGCGTTTACTCAAATGCGCAGTGCGTCTTTGGTTCGATTTCCACTTTGCGCTTGTATGGCGTCCCTTATCTGTGGATTTTCCAAACGTCTTCCCATGCTATCTCGGCGCATGTAAAAACGTCTCGAGGTGCTGTTATCTACTGCGTTATATATATTTCGATGGATCACTGGTTTCTGCGATTTCTTAATAACTGGCCCGTACGTATATCATGCGATGTTTTGCGTCTGTAAAGGTGAATTGTGCGCTTTTGATAAGCCTCTGTGATCAAGATCTGCACCGTCGTACTTGGAAAAGCGCGTGCGAGATTGTACCAGGATAAAAATGTAAACATATTCGCTGCCCATTGCTGCTGTGCCGGAGATAATTCCAGTGGTGATACGGATGGTAATTTCAATGGTGTTGACTGGCTAGTAATTTTGTTTCTGTCCGTTTAGGTATGCGTGTTTTTCTGTTTTGTTGTCGACGTCAGACACTAAAAGAAAAAAGGGGAGTTtgtcccccccctccctcccctccgtCTGCTTGGGGGACGTGCGCAAACTTAGTGCACAGTAAGGTTTATCTAGGGACTTAATAGTGCATAGCCGTTCCTTCCATATGTCTCATAAGCACCATCACTGGTTGCCATTGCTTTTGTTGAGTAGGGCATTGTGCTGTCTACCAGCTATACGCTTGAGCTGTTAGTGCTTGCTGCCATGGAAAGCACGGTACAAGATTTTTGTGGCAGAGGTTTTCTATTTTTAGGAAGATGTAACATATTAAATGTAATTGTTTGTGCTAAGGGGAGCTCTGAAAATGAAACTCGCACATTTATCACGGAGTGTCAGTTGACACCTTTAGGATTTTTTCGTACTAAAAGAGAAAGCCAAACATTATTATCGTTTATTTGCACCAGTTTGTATTACAGTGACTGGTGCATGGCTAGCAGGTTGTTTAACACAAGCTGGGGACAAAATACACATTGGGAAACAGCCTAGCACAATGCAGTATAGAAGTGTGATAAGCAACTATTGAATAAATATTATATTGTACATTTTTAATTTCTCATTCAATGTCTGTGAAATGTCCCAGAGTGGATAGCACAGAAGTAAGTAAATTAACGGGGGGAGCACTGTAAGATAGGGTAGCCCCCATGATGAAAAGCCCCATGCGTACCTATGACTATTACAATGTTCACTtgcgaataaaaagaaaaagtcaAGGAACTGACTTTTCACGTTTCACAATGAACACGTGCTCATCTTGTTGTTGAACACGTAGCTCACCAGGTACAGCTATTTGCTGTTTCTCCTTCGATTTCTCCTGATTTGTCAGAGAAGAAACTCACTGAGGTGTCACACATTATGTCTTTGCAATTTGTATGACCTAAACCAAAAGTAACAGGAGCTCAGTTCAGAAAACGGGATTATGCATGTTGGCTGGCAGGCTTGGCTTGCAAGGACTCGCAGTGCATTCAGGTATGAGAACATTTGCCCCGAGCTTGTGCACTATCATACCAATTCAGCCTGGTTTCCACTTAGTCTGAGAAACGCATTCTGGTGAGTGAGTGCCAATTAATGCCTGCTGTAATAATTTATTAACTTTTCTACTGACCAGTTTCTGTTTAATTTCCGATAAGTTGTATGTGTCATGGCGTAGCTGGTGGCCACATGGTAGCAGGTCATTGTGGTGTTTTGGCACTTGCTCTGGCTCTTTCTGTCATCTGCTATGTTGCCACCACTCATTGCACGACCCAATGTATTGTCTTGGCAGATGATTGAGTGAGCCGGAGTGAGTGCCGAAAAGCCACAAGTATATTATCTCAGTATTTAGCCATCCTGGTGCTGGAAAATGTCTCGGAACATGCTAGGGGTGGAATAATATTCCCGTAAGCAATGTAGTCTTGCTTGACTGATGACAGTTGACTAGGCTCGAGTGGATGCAATCAAAATCGAATTACAGCGAGCTGGCGTGGCGACTTCAGGGCTGCATCACCAGCTGTCTTTCATTTTTGCGTATTTTCCTGGCCTACGAAGCCTCCTCTCACGATAGGAGTGGCTGTTTTGGTGTTGCACAAGCAAAATTCACTTGTGCTGCATAAATTTTCTGaacttgtaactttattctaTTTACTTAATGTTGTTCCCTCAGTTGCCCTGCCATAAATTATGCAAGTCTGTCTTTATTGGCACAGTTTTGCTGCCACTTCTATTAGAGTATGTATTGGAGTATATTAGAGCTACCAATGTTCCCTGTTGACTGCAAGCAAGCAGGGCTTGATTAACGTATGTGCTAAGGGGCCTGCAACCCTGGGCCCCCTAGTTCCAGGGGACGCCATGAAAAGTGTTTCCTTGATGAGCCCCTCAACAATTTTAAAGAGCCCTTCAC encodes the following:
- the LOC119431403 gene encoding LOW QUALITY PROTEIN: translation initiation factor eIF-2B subunit beta-like (The sequence of the model RefSeq protein was modified relative to this genomic sequence to represent the inferred CDS: deleted 1 base in 1 codon), whose amino-acid sequence is MDAEAEARLTLTGLLRLIREEPWQQAEELLDLVRARGKNLAPLSPSANVVRRVLRLIRDEYASAYLGRQVEADRDSLQKLLSARDDSVSDYTRPLPGLREQLLDSLDELERELRPQRENVAAQGPEHIQSGDLLLTQGRSRTVEAFLKRAAQNQRTFQVLVAEGGPRCEGVQLAESLARVGIATTLVPDSAILALMPRVSKVILGTDCVLADGGLQAPCGSHALALAARHCAVPLLVCAPGATLSPQLPCSESAYQQLGSPEPLGPEPRSGALLLNPASDCVPPDLVPLLVTSAGGHAPSYVYRLLSEVYHPDDHALTAS